The proteins below are encoded in one region of Drosophila santomea strain STO CAGO 1482 chromosome 2R, Prin_Dsan_1.1, whole genome shotgun sequence:
- the LOC120447223 gene encoding NADH dehydrogenase [ubiquinone] 1 alpha subcomplex subunit 6: MAGREAVKRAVQQVRPILSVDREEARKRALNLYKAWYRQIPYIVMDYDIPMSVEQCRDKLREEFVKHRNVTDIRVIDMLVIKGQMELKESVEIWKQKGHIMRYWKESQEPKPTDFLSKFIQGVN; encoded by the exons atggCCGGACGTGAAGCCGTGAAGCGAGCCGTGCAGCAGGTGCGTCCCATCCTGTCCGTGGACCGGGAGGAGGCCCGCAAGCGCGCCCTCAATTTGTACAAGGCCTGGTACCGCCAGATTCCCTACATCG TCATGGACTACGACATTCCCATGTCCGTGGAACAGTGCCGGGACAAGCTTCGCGAGGAATTCGTAAAGCATCGCAATGTGACCGACATCCGGGTGATCGACATGCTGGTCATCAAG GGCCAAATGGAGCTTAAGGAATCCGTGGAGATCTGGAAACAGAAGGGCCATATCATGCGCTACTGGAAAGAGTCGCAAGAACCCAAGCCCACCGACTTCCTCTCAAAATTCATCCAGGGCGTTAATTAg
- the LOC120446648 gene encoding DNA-directed RNA polymerases I, II, and III subunit RPABC1 — MDDEAETYKLWRIRKTIMQLSHDRGYLVTQDELDQTLEQFKEMFGDKPSEKRPARSDLIVLVAHNDDPTDQMFVFFPEEPKIGIKTIKTYCTRMQEENIHRAIVVVQGGMTPSAKQSLVDMAPKYILEQFLESELLINITEHELVPEHVVMTVEEKQELLSRYKLKENMLMRIQAGDPVARYFGLKRGQVVKIIRSSETAGRYISYRLVC; from the coding sequence ATGGACGACGAAGCGGAAACCTACAAGCTGTGGCGCATTCGCAAGACCATCATGCAGCTGAGCCACGATCGGGGTTACCTGGTGACCCAAGACGAGTTGGACCAGACTCTGGAGCAGTTCAAGGAGATGTTTGGCGACAAGCCCAGCGAAAAGCGGCCCGCTCGCTCCGATTTGATAGTTTTGGTGGCCCACAATGACGATCCCACGGACCAGATGTTTGTCTTCTTCCCCGAGGAGCCAAAGATCGGCATCAAGACCATCAAGACGTACTGCACCCGTATGCAAGAAGAGAACATCCACCGGGCCATCGTTGTGGTTCAGGGCGGAATGACGCCCTCCGCCAAACAATCTCTCGTGGATATGGCCCCCAAGTACATCCTGGAGCAGTTCCTCGAATCCGAGCTGCTCATCAACATCACAGAGCACGAACTGGTCCCGGAGCACGTGGTCATGACCGTCGAGGAAAAACAGGAGCTGCTGAGCCGTTACAAACTGAAGGAGAACATGTTGATGAGGATCCAGGCGGGCGATCCCGTGGCCCGATACTTCGGACTCAAGCGCGGCCAGGTGGTTAAGATCATCCGTTCCTCTGAGACGGCGGGGCGGTACATATCCTACCGATTGGTGTGCTGA
- the LOC120447222 gene encoding tigger transposable element-derived protein 6, with protein sequence MLPGRVRKTRTLLTLEEKMEVIRSQERNKLTVRDLAKRFNIGKTQAADILKHKQSIKEGLLTGELKMNQMRRNPLSQRGAQIDEMCFDWFSRVRSENIPISGEMVREKAKQIAVELGYSNFSASSGWLEKWRKRHNIGYNATGDSLDLQEFEAILVKSEPISNKDDCDEPYPVTLIEPIYSTEEAMMQLARLKEFAKDDYVSYQQLLSLENQWSWKWNIFKKELP encoded by the exons ATGCTACCGGGAAGAGTCAGGAAAACTAGAACACTGCTCACTTTGGAGGAGAAAATGGAGGTAATCCGGTCCCAGGAGCGAAATAAGCTAACGGTTCGGGATCTGGCTAAGAG ATTTAACATTGGGAAGACACAAGCAGCAGACATTTTGAAGCACAAACAGTCGATTAAAGAGGGTTTGTTGACCGGAGAACTGAAAATGAACCAGATGCGAAGGAATCCCCTCAGTCAGCGGGGCGCCCAGATCGATGAGATGTGCTTCGATTGGTTCTCGCGAGTTCGGAGCGAAAACATACCCATATCAGGGGAAATGGTCCGGGAGAAGGCCAAGCAGATAGCGGTGGAACTGGGCTACTCCAATTTCTCCGCATCCTCCGGATGGCTGGAGAAATGGCGGAAGCGACACAACATCGGTTACAATGCCACCGGCGACAGCCTGGATCTACAGGAGTTCGAGGCCATTCTGGTCAAAAGCGAACCCATATCGAATAAGGATGATTGTGATGAGCCTTATCCCGTGACTTTGATAGAGCCTATCTACTCCACCGAAGAGGCTATGATGCAGTTGGCCCGCCTAAAGGAATTCGCTAAGGATGACTATGTTTCCTACCAGCAGTTGCTCAGCCTGGAAAACCAGTGGAGCTGGAAGTGGAACATTTTTAAGAAGGAGCTTCCTTGA
- the LOC120447221 gene encoding zinc finger protein 175 codes for MGTCVTRDTVTLLLITKERYKIQYTLFAEHILKRLPQTDNPAQRSILINRSAMDASVPGPALLAMNKLNKGSKCRACLSVDRKTVQLSAEVPNLQKSRTYAQSLKQCTNLDLRVISPGGYLWPMQICVRCCRALEVAMHFVEMALESNLKLQAEAKSVKLPSPTGELKRKASNETIPWNQFSQEFEQFVEGYEGATTGPIEENVLYMRGTKVPRLDVDASSSSKTAPKEDEVILFDVKYDTNDLEEEDENDGSDAKNNETFFENSITPGETVMVVSVAEKNGENNNNYSFNNKNGDVTDEECDLIQRALEMTLNDDGCSQSPKKDPNNETQMKSNGIEVSSPLLIKLATTSSTMANIPILKCNICQYSHTDAEQLQIHYKSIHKISMIEDDIIGLNKNQNFKCRPCNSYETKDRNEMQKHLIEHHKIDGDFEMYCYMQANCPACDRIFKDQRSARKHYTRVHTPVQIAVSPTETYACTACDKVFNQKASLHSHQRFCQVKDVVHCSFCDQQFNSMRKYELHLQQLHAVETVHECEICRRSFKSAETLTMHRKRHSERHFQCSKCSLNYVNSAELRVHYERAHVNEEPVSCLTCGNQFQNMTLLREHEQRSHQKSKVWRCEVCNFETKTRWRRRQHQYEHMDYPYKCQNCTSEFADRSKFRQHSKKVHGIELSDEQLAEMFREKKGYTNRHDAFNKSINSLEIPGLTEDCFTELESLGVDYDDITTDLFASSATLDNLLNLIP; via the exons ATGGGAACATGTGTGACTCGAGACACGGTCACACTGCTTTTGATCACAAAAGAGCGgtataaaatacaatacacattGTTTGCCGAACATATTTTGAAACGCCTACCACAAACTGATAATCCAGCGCAGAGGAGCATCTTGATCAACCGCAGCGCCATGGACGCTTCCGTACCGGGTCCCGCGCTGCTGGCCATGAACAAGCTGAACAAGGGCTCCAAGTGTCGAGCGTGTCTATCGGTGGACCGGAAAACCGTGCAGTTGAGCGCCGAGGTGCCCAACCTGCAAAAAAGTCGGACCTACGCCCAGAGTCTGAAGCAGTGCACCAACCTGGACCTGCGGGTCATTAGTCCAGGTGGCTACCTGTGGCCCATGCAGATCTGCGTGCGGTGCTGTCGCGCCCTGGAGGTGGCTATGCACTTTGTCGAGATGGCCCTGGAGTCGAATCTCAAGCTCCAGGCCGAAGCTAAAAGCGTAAAACTGCCCAGTCCCACTGGAGAACTTAAACGGAAGGCCAGCAACGAAACGATCCCCTGGAACCAGTTTAGCCAGGAGTTCGAGCAGTTTGTTGAGGGCTACGAGGGTGCGACTACGGGTCCCATCGAGGAGAATGTCCTCTACATGCGAGGAACCAAGGTTCCACGACTGGATGTCGACGCTTCATCGAGCAGCAAGACGGCGCCGAAGGAAGATGAAG TAATTCTTTTTGATGTCAAGTACGACACCAATGATCTGGAGGAGGAAGACGAGAACGACGGCTCGGATGCCAAAAACAATGAGACCTTCTTTGAGAACAGTATTACACCTGGAGAGACTGTTATGGTCGTATCCGTCGCGGAAAAAAATGGTGAGAATAATAACAATTACAGTTTCAATAACAAAAACGGCGATGTGACGGATGAGGAGTGTGACCTTATACAACGCGCTCTGGAGATGACTCTAAACGACGACGGTTGTAGCCAAAGTCCCAAGAAGGACCCCAACAATGAAACTCAGATGAAAT CCAATGGAATAGAGGTCTCATCTCCACTCTTAATTAAGCTGGCCACGACTAGCAGTACGATGGCCAATATACCCATTCTGAAATGCAACATCTGCCAATACTCGCATACCGATGCGGAGCAGCTACAAATTCATTACAAAAGTATTCACAAGATTTCTATGATCGAAGACGATATAATTGGTCTAAACAAAA ATCAAAACTTCAAGTGCCGACCTTGCAATAGTTATGAGACGAAAGACAGGAATGAAATGCAGAAGCATCTCATCGAACATCACAAAATAGATGGTGATTTTG AAATGTACTGCTATATGCAGGCGAATTGTCCGGCTTGCGACAGGATCTTTAAGGATCAGCGCTCGGCCAGAAAACATTACACCAGGGTGCACACTCCAGTGCAAATTGCTGTGTCGCCAACGGAAACATACGCCTGCACGGCATGCGACAAGGTGTTCAACCAGAAGGCCAGCCTGCACAGCCACCAGCGTTTCTGTCAGGTGAAGGATGTCGTGCACTGCAGCTTCTGCGATCAGCAGTTTAACAGCATGCGCAAGTACGAGCTGCACTTGCAGCAACTTCATGCCGTGGAAACAGTACACGAGTGTGAGATCTGCCGGCGGAGCTTCAAGAGCGCCGAAACCCTAACCATGCATCGCAAGCGGCACTCGGAGAGGCACTTTCAGTGCAGTAAGTGCTCGCTTAACTACGTTAACTCGGCTGAGTTGCGAGTGCACTACGAACGAGCTCACGTCAACGAGGAACCAGTGAGCTGCCTAACCTGTGGCAATCAATTCCAAAATATGACCTTGCTACGCGAGCACGAGCAAAGAAGTCACCAGAAGTCGAAGGTCTGGCGCTGTGAGGTGTGCAACTTTGAGACGAAGACCAGGTGGCGAAGGCGTCAGCATCAGTACGAGCACATGGATTACCCGTACAAGTGTCAAAATTGCACCAGCGAGTTCGCTGATCGCAGCAA ATTCCGCCAACATTCCAAGAAGGTGCATGGCATCGAGCTGAGCGACGAGCAGTTGGCTGAAATGTTCCGCGAGAAGAAGGGCTACACCAATCGTCACGATGCATTCAACAAGTCGATCAACTCGCTGGAGATTCCAGGCCTCACGGAAGACTGTTTTACAGAGCTGGAGAGCCTGGGCGTGGATTATGACGACATAACTACAGATCTCTTTGCCAGCTCCGCCACTCTGGACAACCTGCTAAATTTGATACCTTAA